Proteins encoded by one window of Rhodamnia argentea isolate NSW1041297 chromosome 6, ASM2092103v1, whole genome shotgun sequence:
- the LOC115734132 gene encoding probable DNA double-strand break repair Rad50 ATPase has protein sequence MEKISGELTRAELQKETLFKAYEQLHSQASSVLSFSLQWKDLEERFDGIRRSLERRAEELDERERSLAEGAARDVASREEGLRSAWRTVEEWEDHVRRKKMDLRFVEERLEKSKDEHREVECQLVVKRDCLRECISLVRDKKNQLSTLKEKTEKCHRDYDSKKVEVEVLRQELDSTEKKVGEVRSLLEENARELHVKAVELGSAKRSLEECSRAVESKESHLRSVNILIEKHKEDLKSKKTELEGINRLINERLTELALKDRELGSIESSIGRQSEELKSKEGELENMMKRVKQCKEETQSKKEDLASVQAKLEEVAKSLELESREFNTDQASIKDRNLELASKKSQLESIEVNIAQCAEQLRLKEQEYASIQTSTLECAKVLESQKKSLESCSREMELREWIRVDSGVMAQNWKCPLASAPVLASSPNSQPTFSFNGKNLQMVIYGHFQELSGVCHKVLELIQKSANAAKLVLGAMEGFYPQDSGNKDELLDIGVIRRSCIFLLENLIRSSAQIKPQQREAAMTLAVEWKGKLKFSPSPVDPLEVLGFLKLLEAYKLASAFDANEIHELADSVSQLQIAQGWQLVLGSSALRSVKRRCS, from the coding sequence ATGGAGAAAATCTCGGGCGAGCTGACGCGGGCGGAGTTGCAGAAGGAGACCCTCTTCAAGGCGTACGAGCAACTGCACTCGCAGGCGTCCTCGGTCCTCTCGTTCTCGCTCCAGTGGAAGGACCTGGAGGAGCGCTTCGATGGCATCCGGAGGTCCCTCGAGCGCCGCGCCGAGGAGCTCGACGAGCGCGAGAGGTCGCTGGCGGAGGGAGCCGCCCGCGACGTCGCGTCACGGGAGGAAGGGCTGCGGTCGGCGTGGCGGACAGTCGAGGAGTGGGAGGACCACGTTCGGCGAAAGAAGATGGACTTGAGGTTCGTGGAGGAGCGGCTTGAAAAAAGCAAGGATGAACATAGGGAGGTGGAGTGTCAACTGGTTGTGAAGCGCGACTGCCTTAGGGAGTGTATCTCACTGGTCAGGGACAAGAAGAATCAGCTGAGCACTCTTAAGGAGAAGACTGAGAAATGTCACAGGGATTATGATTCCAagaaggtggaggtggaggtccTGCGACAGGAATTGGACTCGACGGAGAAGAAAGTCGGGGAGGTGCGGAGTTTGCTCGAGGAAAATGCTCGAGAACTTCATGTGAAAGCGGTGGAGTTGGGTTCGGCGAAGCGCTCTCTCGAGGAGTGCTCTAGGGCGGTTGAATCTAAAGAGAGTCATCTCCGTTCCGTTAATATATTGATTGAGAAGCACAAAGAGGACCTCAAATCGAAAAAAACAGAGCTTGAGGGAATCAATAGGTTGATCAACGAGCGGTTGACGGAACTTGCTTTGAAAGATAGGGAATTGGGGTCTATTGAATCATCTATTGGAAGGCAATCTGAAGAGCTTAAATCCAAGGAAGGTGAACTGGAAAATATGATGAAGCGGGTGAAGCAGTGCAAAGAGGAGACCCAGTCAAAGAAGGAAGATCTTGCTTCAGTCCAGGCCAAATTAGAAGAGGTTGCCAAATCTCTTGAGTTGGAAAGTAGGGAATTCAATACTGACCAAGCATCTATCAAGGACCGCAATCTTGAACTTGCATCAAAAAAGAGCCAGCTAGAGTCGATCGAAGTTAATATCGCCCAATGTGCGGAGCAACTCCGATTGAAAGAGCAAGAGTATGCTTCCATTCAAACCTCAACTCTTGAATGCGCCAAGGTCCTTGAGTCCCAAAAAAAGTCGCTCGAGAGTTGCTCCAGGGAAATGGAGTTGAGAGAGTGGATTAGAGTCGATTCTGGGGTAATGGCTCAGAATTGGAAATGCCCATTAGCAAGTGCACCTGTTCTAGCTTCAAGTCCAAACTCTCAACCCACATTTTCTTTTAATGGAAAGAATCTGCAGATGGTCATATATGGACATTTTCAGGAGCTCAGTGGAGTGTGCCATAAGGTGCTGGAGTTGATTCAAAAATCAGCTAACGCTGCAAAGTTGGTGTTAGGTGCCATGGAAGGGTTTTACCCTCAAGATTCGGGGAACAAAGATGAGTTATTAGATATTGGAGTGATTAGGAGGAGTTGTATCTTCCTGTTGGAGAATTTAATACGATCTTCAGCGCAGATTAAGCCTCAGCAGAGGGAAGCTGCAATGACATTGGCTGTTGAATGGAAAGGGAAGCTGAAATTTTCGCCATCACCGGTGGACCCTTTGGAGGTCTTGGGTTTTCTGAAGCTTTTAGAGGCATATAAGCTTGCTTCCGCCTTCGATGCAAATGAAATTCATGAACTTGCCGATTCTGTGTCACAGCTTCAAATAGCACAGGGATGGCAACTGGTCCTTGGTTCTTCGGCACTGCGATCTGTTAAGCGGAGATGCAGCTAG
- the LOC115734131 gene encoding centrosome-associated protein CEP250 isoform X2: protein MVKSTSEELIRVQSLLDHSVKAHDDSERRLSILERTIKKRDKEVMLKAGKLQSIENRLNSCEVELKVKEEELKGFHKSMDERSKELESKESELLSVDILIEEHKEALKSKQEELEETNKFINERLAAVALKDRELGSIQTSIGKLSKNLKSKEGEMENMMKRVKQCNEEAESKKEDIAAVQAKLEEVAKSLEWKSKELNAVQASIKDRNLELASKRRWLESIQIDITKRAEQLRLKEKEYAFIQSSTLECSKALEFKKKQCYLMHNSITKCSQELESKKGQLDAIQKRSRECLTELKEKHLHMLNQSIGECSRILEMKKRERNVQCMELELGRQWLDLIEKLLERRSREMELRERTSVHSRVVAQIWRHPLINGPVLASCQNCQSTNEIHDLVNSVSQLQIAQEMHQVLGPSAVAPGSSGSIQQWQIKIEEPENFDVLNADDSCVEYPSPSTILASHDLQLYQTELSNENTMTCKEISHMLQNSSDPAKLVLDVIAGSCAQYSNSEDMNLQTDVRSSHIVLLEQLVRILPSITHDVKEEAMKLAREWKAKLSDKPESALEVSAFQHFLAAYNLCSLFDDAPLLGQTLGLVDEITAPGSTPASLSRVHQQPPREKKRPASDRATDLQSQFCARKCKSKMNNQGGPL from the exons ATGGTTAAATCGACAAGTGAGGAATTGATTAGGGTGCAGAGTCTTCTCGACCACAGTGTCAAGGCGCATGACGATAGTGAGAGGAGGCTCAGCATTTTGGAGCGCACCATAAAAAAGCGTGACAAGGAGGTCATGCTGAAAGCCGGAAAGTTGCAGTCTATCGAAAATAGGTTGAACAGCTGTGAGGTTGAACTAaaagtgaaggaggaggagctcaAGGGATTCCATAAATCCATGGATGAGCGTTCCAAGGAGCTTGAATCTAAAGAGAGTGAGCTCCTTTCTGTGGATATTTTGATCGAGGAGCACAAAGAGGCGCTCAAATCCAAACAAGAGGAGCTTGAGGAAACCAACAAGTTCATCAATGAGCGGTTGGCGGCCGTTGCTTTGAAAGATAGGGAACTGGGGTCCATTCAAACATCTATTGGAAAGCTTTCCAAGAACCTTAAATCCAAGGAAGGCGAAATGGAAAATATGATGAAGCGGGTGAAGCAGTGTAATGAGGAAGCCGAGTCCAAGAAGGAAGATATCGCTGCAGTCCAGGCAAAATTAGAAGAGGTTGCCAAATCACTTGAGTGGAAAAGTAAGGAACTCAATGCTGTCCAAGCATCCATCAAAGACCGCAATCTTGAACTTGCATCGAAAAGGAGATGGCTAGAGTCCATCCAAATTGATATTACAAAACGTGCGGAGCAACTCAGATTGAAGGAGAAAGAGTATGCTTTCATTCAAAGCTCAACTCTCGAATGCTCCAAGGCCCTTGAGTTCAAAAAGAAGCAATGTTATTTGATgcacaattcaatcacaaaatgTTCTCAAGAGCTTGAATCTAAGAAAGGGCAGTTGGATGCCATTCAGAAGAGAAGCAGAGAATGCCTCACAGAACTTAAAGAAAAGCACCTTCATATGCTTAATCAGTCAATTGGAGAATGCTCCCGTAtacttgaaatgaaaaaaagggagCGTAATGTGCAATGTATGGAGCTAGAATTGGGGCGGCAATggcttgatttgattgaaaaattgcTCGAGAGGCGCTCTAGGGAAATGGAGTTGAGAGAGAGGACTAGTGTCCATTCTAGGGTAGTGGCTCAAATTTGGAGACACCCACTAATAAATGGACCTGTTCTAGCTTCATGTCAAAATTGTCAATCCACAAATGAAATTCATGATCTTGTCAATTCTGTGTCACAGTTGCAAATAGCACAGGAAATGCACCAGGTCCTTGGTCCCTCAGCAGTGGCACCTG gttcttcgggaTCTATTCAACAGTGGCAAATAAAGATCGAGGAACCAGAAAATTTTGATGTGCTCAATGCAGATGATTCTTGCGTTGAATATCCATCACCATCAACTATCTTAGCTAGCCATGATTTGCAGCTTTACCAAACCGAGCTTTCGAACGAGAACACTATGACATGTAAAGAAATCTCACATATGCTGCAAAACTCATCTGACCCTGCAAAACTTGTTCTGGATGTTATTGCGGGGTCTTGTGCTCAATACTCAAACAGTGAGGACATGAATTTGCAGACAGACGTTAGGAGTAGTCATATTGTTCTGTTAGAGCAGCTCGTGAGAATTTTGCCTTCAATAACACATGATGTTAAAGAAGAAGCAATGAAGCTGGCAAGAGAATGGAAAGCGAAACTGTCTGATAAACCAGAGAGCGCTTTGGAGGTTTCGGCATTTCAGCATTTCTTGGCTGCATACAATTTGTGTTCTTTGTTCGATGATGCTCCTCTGTTGGGCCAGACCCTTGGTCTTGTCGATGAGATTACAG CTCCAGGTAGCACACCTGCTTCTCTCTCAAGAGTCCATCAGCAACCGCCCAGAGAGAAGAAACGTCCGGCTAGTGACAGAGCAACCGATTTACAATCCCAATTCTGTGCACGAAAGTGCAAATCCAAGATGAACAATCAAGGAGGTCCCCTGTAA
- the LOC115734131 gene encoding centrosome-associated protein CEP250 isoform X1 has protein sequence MVKSTSEELIRVQSLLDHSVKAHDDSERRLSILERTIKKRDKEVMLKAGKLQSIENRLNSCEVELKVKEEELKGFHKSMDERSKELESKESELLSVDILIEEHKEALKSKQEELEETNKFINERLAAVALKDRELGSIQTSIGKLSKNLKSKEGEMENMMKRVKQCNEEAESKKEDIAAVQAKLEEVAKSLEWKSKELNAVQASIKDRNLELASKRRWLESIQIDITKRAEQLRLKEKEYAFIQSSTLECSKALEFKKKQCYLMHNSITKCSQELESKKGQLDAIQKRSRECLTELKEKHLHMLNQSIGECSRILEMKKRERNVQCMELELGRQWLDLIEKLLERRSREMELRERTSVHSRVVAQIWRHPLINGPVLASCQNCQSTNEIHDLVNSVSQLQIAQEMHQVLGPSAVAPGSSGSIQQWQIKIEEPENFDVLNADDSCVEYPSPSTILASHDLQLYQTELSNENTMTCKEISHMLQNSSDPAKLVLDVIAGSCAQYSNSEDMNLQTDVRSSHIVLLEQLVRILPSITHDVKEEAMKLAREWKAKLSDKPESALEVSAFQHFLAAYNLCSLFDDAPLLGQTLGLVDEITAPASIPASLSGGHQQPPREKKRSASDRAIDVQSQSWVRKCKSRMTDQGGPL, from the exons ATGGTTAAATCGACAAGTGAGGAATTGATTAGGGTGCAGAGTCTTCTCGACCACAGTGTCAAGGCGCATGACGATAGTGAGAGGAGGCTCAGCATTTTGGAGCGCACCATAAAAAAGCGTGACAAGGAGGTCATGCTGAAAGCCGGAAAGTTGCAGTCTATCGAAAATAGGTTGAACAGCTGTGAGGTTGAACTAaaagtgaaggaggaggagctcaAGGGATTCCATAAATCCATGGATGAGCGTTCCAAGGAGCTTGAATCTAAAGAGAGTGAGCTCCTTTCTGTGGATATTTTGATCGAGGAGCACAAAGAGGCGCTCAAATCCAAACAAGAGGAGCTTGAGGAAACCAACAAGTTCATCAATGAGCGGTTGGCGGCCGTTGCTTTGAAAGATAGGGAACTGGGGTCCATTCAAACATCTATTGGAAAGCTTTCCAAGAACCTTAAATCCAAGGAAGGCGAAATGGAAAATATGATGAAGCGGGTGAAGCAGTGTAATGAGGAAGCCGAGTCCAAGAAGGAAGATATCGCTGCAGTCCAGGCAAAATTAGAAGAGGTTGCCAAATCACTTGAGTGGAAAAGTAAGGAACTCAATGCTGTCCAAGCATCCATCAAAGACCGCAATCTTGAACTTGCATCGAAAAGGAGATGGCTAGAGTCCATCCAAATTGATATTACAAAACGTGCGGAGCAACTCAGATTGAAGGAGAAAGAGTATGCTTTCATTCAAAGCTCAACTCTCGAATGCTCCAAGGCCCTTGAGTTCAAAAAGAAGCAATGTTATTTGATgcacaattcaatcacaaaatgTTCTCAAGAGCTTGAATCTAAGAAAGGGCAGTTGGATGCCATTCAGAAGAGAAGCAGAGAATGCCTCACAGAACTTAAAGAAAAGCACCTTCATATGCTTAATCAGTCAATTGGAGAATGCTCCCGTAtacttgaaatgaaaaaaagggagCGTAATGTGCAATGTATGGAGCTAGAATTGGGGCGGCAATggcttgatttgattgaaaaattgcTCGAGAGGCGCTCTAGGGAAATGGAGTTGAGAGAGAGGACTAGTGTCCATTCTAGGGTAGTGGCTCAAATTTGGAGACACCCACTAATAAATGGACCTGTTCTAGCTTCATGTCAAAATTGTCAATCCACAAATGAAATTCATGATCTTGTCAATTCTGTGTCACAGTTGCAAATAGCACAGGAAATGCACCAGGTCCTTGGTCCCTCAGCAGTGGCACCTG gttcttcgggaTCTATTCAACAGTGGCAAATAAAGATCGAGGAACCAGAAAATTTTGATGTGCTCAATGCAGATGATTCTTGCGTTGAATATCCATCACCATCAACTATCTTAGCTAGCCATGATTTGCAGCTTTACCAAACCGAGCTTTCGAACGAGAACACTATGACATGTAAAGAAATCTCACATATGCTGCAAAACTCATCTGACCCTGCAAAACTTGTTCTGGATGTTATTGCGGGGTCTTGTGCTCAATACTCAAACAGTGAGGACATGAATTTGCAGACAGACGTTAGGAGTAGTCATATTGTTCTGTTAGAGCAGCTCGTGAGAATTTTGCCTTCAATAACACATGATGTTAAAGAAGAAGCAATGAAGCTGGCAAGAGAATGGAAAGCGAAACTGTCTGATAAACCAGAGAGCGCTTTGGAGGTTTCGGCATTTCAGCATTTCTTGGCTGCATACAATTTGTGTTCTTTGTTCGATGATGCTCCTCTGTTGGGCCAGACCCTTGGTCTTGTCGATGAGATTACAG
- the LOC115734368 gene encoding polyamine-modulated factor 1-binding protein 1-like, whose product MEETSGDLKQAELKKETLFKAYDQLQSQLSSFLSFTLPWKDLEDHLDGIRRSLERRSEELDNGERSLAERAREVASREDGLQSAWQRVEEEVRRKKMDLRPVEERLEKCRGEHREEKSQLVVKHDALRECISLIKDKEEELSDLKHATDECRTDYDSKKEEVELLRQEFELKEKKAGLMQSLLEEIARQLEVKVGGGVWFGEGLSR is encoded by the coding sequence ATGGAGGAGACCTCCGGCGACCTGAAGCAGGCGGAGTTGAAGAAGGAGACCCTGTTCAAGGCGTACGACCAACTGCAGTCGCAGTTGTCCTCGTTCCTCTCGTTCACGCTCCCATGGAAGGACCTGGAGGACCACTTGGATGGCATCCGGAGGTCGCTCGAGCGCCGCTCTGAGGAGCTCGACAACGGCGAAAGGTCGCTCGCGGAGCGAGCCCGCGAGGTGGCTTCCCGGGAGGACGGGCTGCAGTCGGCGTGGCAGAGGGTCGAGGAGGAGGTCCGGCGAAAGAAGATGGACTTGAGGCCAGTGGAGGAGCGGCTTGAGAAATGCAGGGGTGAACATAGGGAGGAGAAAAGTCAACTGGTTGTGAAGCACGACGCCCTCAGGGAGTGTATCTCGCTGATCAAGgacaaggaggaggagctgagcgATCTGAAGCACGCGACTGATGAATGTCGCACGGATTATGActcgaagaaggaggaggtggagtTGCTGCGACAGGAGTTTGaattgaaggagaagaaagcCGGGTTGATGCAGAGTTTGCTCGAGGAAATTGCTCGGCAACTCGAAGTGAAAGTGGGTGGAGGAGTTTGGTTCGGTGAAGGGCTCTCTCGATGA